CTGCCCACCTGCCTGCTTACCTTGAATGGCGGTGTGACGGCCGGTCGGGAAGCAGCTGGTCACCGGGCTGCCACTCATAATACACAGGCGGGCGACAAGCACGCACCCAAGGGCCAGACAAACACGCCAGATTTATTCCAATCCCCCTGCCCCCGCTTCCTCTTATCCTCACCCCAATCTCAACACCATTAACAATATCCATGGAGTATTTTTTTACGTACTTGCTTTGATTTTACTTCTTACAACACGCCACCTCAGCACAACACCAGTCTGAGATTCTTGCctgctcttttccttccccctcacccACTTTTCCCGTTCTTACTGCAATGCCACTTTTTGGTACTCGTTCAAGTGCTTTTTACGACTACAAGATATCATATATGTCACTTGAAAATTTCTTCGGTAATAATACAACCTTTAAAGTTCCTGCAATAGTATCTGAACACGCTGCTATGCTAACGTCGCATAATTtccggaaaaaaaatacatggaagTTCAATTTCaaacctcttctcttttctttcttacagtCATAGCTCTTTTTCTTAACTGTCATAAGTATTGTAAATACATATGTATGTTACAATCTttcaccctgtgtgtgtgtgtgtgtgtgtgtgtgtgtgtgtgtgtgtgtgtgtgtgtgtgtgtgtgtgtgtgtgtgtgtgtgtgtgtgtgtgtgtttgtgtgtgtgtaattcacctcggtcgtctgctggtcacccagccagtcttccccattacggggagctcagagctcaatgagaccacaacacactccacacaccaggaaagcgaggccacaacccctcgagttacatcccgtacctatttactgctaggtgaacagggcccatacattaagaggcttgcccatttgcctcgccgctttccgggactcgaacccgggcctcattgtgagtcgagcgtgctaaccactacactacgcggtgtgtgtgtgtgtaattcacctcggtcgtctgctggtcacccagccagtcttccccattacggagtgagctcagagctcatagaccgatcttcgggtaggactgagaccacaacacactccacacaccgggaaagcgaggccacaacccctcgagatacatcccgtacctatttactgctaggtgaacaggggctacacattaagaggcttgcccatttgcctcgccgcctccaggactcgaacccggaccctctcgattgtgagtcgagcgtgctaaccactacactacgcggtgtgtgtgtgtgtgtgtgtgtgtgtgtgtgtgtgtgtgtgtgtgtgtgtgtgtgtgtgtgtgtgtttcacgttaccctacggaacgagctcagagctcattatttccgatcttcggataggcctgagaccaggcacacaccacacaccgggacaacaaggtcacaactcctcgatttacatcccgtacctactcactgctaggtgaacaggggctacacgtgaaaggagacacccaaatatctccaaccggccggggaatcgaatcccggtcctctggcttgtgaagctagcgctctaaccacttagctaccgggcatgtgtgtgtgtgtgtgtgtgtgtgtgtgtgtgtgtgtgtctgtgtgtgtgtgtgtgtgtgtgtgtgtgtgtgtgtgtgtgtgtgtgtgtgtgtgtgtgtgtgtttgcgtgtttgtTCAACCCACAGTCCGTGGATAAGCGGTGGTCTTTCCCAGATCTTCGACCTGTTGattggagaggagggtgagaacTGGAAGCGAggcagtgagggaaggggagaagctGGGACGAAAAAGGGAGGTAAGAGAGGGGTTGGCTGAGGGATATCGAACGGTGGACGAAAGGAACACCTGCGACATGACTCATCCCGCTGACGAGGAAACACTGCATTACACACACGTGAAAACAAACGATTAAGCAATGAATACACAATTACGGAGATTAATGGACATATGGCATAAAACGGGTAGAAGTTGATGATACACGAGggttgagaaagagagggaaaggagagcggGACACTGCTCAGGAAGGCCATACAAGGCTCACCACTTTCCCTGCATTAAAATTCCATCATCTGACGAAGCAGTGTTTCTCGCAGATCATGGCACCCAATACATGTAGCCCAGTCACCGCTGTGGTTCACCTTCTCAAATTATTAATGTTCGTCGTTAAGTTGTGGAGTGGAAGCAATGAGCATATATTTCCAACATCGCTGTCACACATCACTGACTAAGCACTTTAACACAGCCACTTTAAGGCGACATAAAGGCAGAGCAGCTTTACGTTATAACTCGTATTTATGAATAGACTGTCATATCTCTCCACGGACGAACGATCAGAGAGTGAAAGAACTCGCTAAAGTGTAGATAGCATCCTGAATAATATTGATACGTGACTACCTGCAGGTTCTTCATTCCACGCAACACTCAAGAGCAGATGTACGAGTGTGTCTCTTCTCGCAGCGTGAATGGCATGCACGCCTGCAGCACTTTACCCAAGAAATCAGGGTTGCAAATTAAGAAATGTGATTTGAAAGTAAAGTTTGGTgcttgaaaaaatataaaacgaaaaatatcGATAATAGAATTGAAGAGAACTATCATCCTAAAATGGATATGAAGTCTGGGAACCTGGAAGGGCCCAGGGAGGCTCAAGGTCCAAAAGATGAGATCAAGATGATGAGAGattatgacaaaaataataaggtatatatatatatatatatatatatatatatatagagagagagagagagagagagagagagagagagagagagagagagagagagagagagagagagagagagagagagagagagagagagagagagagaataataacggAATCAAACTGTACATACCATtgtaaaagtaaaattaaagttGATGCCTAAACTCTACGGGTTGAACTCAGTTGGTTTGGTTTAGGCTGATGcctgacaaagaaagaaaactaaaaataataaacaagtaaataataaGTTGCGTGGAACAAGTGAGTGCTGGTGAAATCCTTGTTTGGGAGGCACAAGAGATCATTGACCGAACCGGGGAGTGATTCTGAGCTGAGAGAATGACGCGCCAACACTGAGTAAGGCAATGCAACACTCGCAAAGTGACTATATATGGAAGATGACCATCGGCTGCGTGgtctaagcaaaaaaaaaatctgctaatTCTTGGTGGCCCATACCGACCCTGTGTCCCTGATCGTATCGCCTCCATCAAAGATTCCGGAGTGTACGTGTTGAGGTCGAGATTGTGAGATCTTGGTAAGATGGCCATGTACCGCTAAATAAAAAGCTGTTTCGAAATGTTGTTTTCTAACATTGGATCTACATTCATATATCTAGGAAAATATGCTGAATATGATATTATGATATGATTATATCagctattttcatattttcctgagCCATCAGCTTAGACTTAGTTTCCTGGATCTCAGCACAGCACAACGCACAAAAAGGAGACAGACTCTTAAATACTGGATTTTCGACTATTGATGCACCTCTGATCAATTCAGCGGTCCTGGGAGACGACTGTTGCCAAAAGCAATGGCGGTTTACGTGTTGATGTGGAGCAAAAATGTAACAAGTGGGCTTTTACGCTCCAATCTGGTCTGTAGCTGAGTGAGATTAGGGAGGCGCTCCAGATCCCCGCGTATAGAGTATTGGCCTTGTAGAGAGTGTTGCTTCTCCTCCCTGGCTGATCAGTGCGCAAGGCAGTGAAGGACAAGGGTCGAAGAATGCAGTGGAATtcaccgaggaggaggacggcagTGGTGTCGGCGGCCCAAGGCAACAATTATCGGGGTTGCCTGCGGAGAGCACCACACCCCGGCGCCGCCACACGCACGCCGCCACCTGGCCAGCTGGTGTGGCTGGCGGGAGCACGGCAGCGGTGGCCCGCCTGACCCCCACACCCCGCCGCGGGCACGCTACCTGGCCCCTCCCCCGACCGCCGCCCCTCCCACGGTCACAGCCCCGCCCACGGTCACAACCCCAACGCCTTATTGGTCGGTGGGGTCACGTGATCAGTGTTGAGGCATATAAAGGTGACGCGTGGCGGGGCAAGGGTCAGACCACTGTACGAGACGCCAGTAGACATGTCGGTGTCGGACTGGTACTTCCCCGCGTCGCATCCGGGCTACTCCAGCCCTCTGGACCACGCCTCGGTGTACCTGGAGCAGTTAGCTTGTCCCAGCTCACCTTACACCACCGGCGCCTACTCACTCCCTGCTCAGTGCTCAAGCAATATCTCCTCCAAAGACTCCAGTAACTGGTGTGCTTCCGAGGAAAATCGTCCCAGCCCATCGTGTTCCCCCATCAGTAGCTGTGAGAGCATCGAGAGCAGCTCCTCTCACGGCTGGAGCAATCACCAGAGTGGCCCTGCATCATGGTCTTGGGGCGCCCCGGGCACCACTCACCCTGTTCTGGCTGCTGTCTCCGACCTTAACAATCCCAACTGTTCCCTGGCAGTGTCGCGAGGCCGCCAAGCAAAGTGTCGCCGAAGACCTCCGAAAATTGTGGGCCGTGAAGTGATCAAGAAGCGTCGCCTTGCAGCCAACGCGCGGGAGAGACGTCGGATGAATGGATTAAATAATGCCTTTGACAGACTTCGAGAACACATCCCCGCGCTGAGTGGCGACCAGAAGTTGTCCAAGTTTGAAACCCTACAAATGGCGCAGACGTACATATCTGCTCTCGTGGATCTACTCCAGTAGTGGACACACGCCGCACGAGTGACTTCTGGTCAGCCACCCGCGACGTCTACAGCCCGTGATCCTTAGTGCCGCGAGTGACAAATCTACAGTGATGATGGCTAGTGAGGGAGCGCCTTCCCATGGTGTTATCATGTCGCGGGGACAAGTGGCAGGGGACGTGCAGCAAGAGTCCCCACCTTCCTCAGACTGTGATTGTGTTCTGTCCTACCGTGCTAGAGCTGTCCTGGATCTATGTTCAAGATCAGCCGGCAGGAGAATGGCCACCCTGAGCCCACTCTCAACAGGGAGTGTTTGTGTCCACACGTCTCGCAGCGAGGTGTGTGTTGGCACGCCAGTGCTCACGGGTGTGCCTCTGGCGCAGTGCGGCCGTGCCGGAGAACCCACGTCGTGATGTGGCCCTCACTGTGTCCAGGGGCGGGGTTGAGAGGCATTACCAAAAAGTGTATATTGCTATTGCTAGCAGAAACTGGCTCAATTTAGTGTTTACTCTACAGCTACAAATGTGTATGTTATGTATTATATAAATTATTTTGTTAATAAATCTTGAGAAATATATTCATTGCTTCACTTCAGCTCCTGAAACCAAATGCGAAGGTGGGTCTAAAGGCTCTGTGGTGCTGGCATGGAAAGGTTTCAGGACTGTTTGAATGTAAAATTGTTGTTATAGATTCATTGACCAATTTAGTATTGCGCATTCATTTCCCTGcatttcacataaaaaaaaaatactaattaaGTGATGCTAATAAAGGCATCAACTTTTGAACAGTCCTGTACCTTTGGTAAAGTAGTCATCTGATCTTTTTAACTAGAAAATCAGTTATTTcagttcttgaaaaaaaaaatcacatcaaaTGATTATTAGTGAACATAATTTCTATCATATGAAAAGTTACCAATTGAATTCATTATAAAATTTTATTGGGCTTACTTCACTACtattaagagaaaatgaaaaaacagtGTCTGAATTCTGATGATGACAAGAACAATGAGGTAATGGATGAGACTAAGTACTGGTCATAACTTAGACACTCATCGAAGACAAACCAAAGGCAGAACTGAGCACGAGGAACACAAGGAATAGCGCGGAGAGCAACAGACGGCAACAAAACTTCGAGCTGAACACGTGTCCCTACAAACTCCATTCTGTAACCTGTCTTGCACTCCCTAACGTAACATAAGAATCAACACTAATAACCATCCTTGACAATGCAAAAGAGTCAAGCACTTCTCTTTAAAATCTCACTCCTCTGACCTGGAAAAGGACTCACCTTACTGTCACCCTTCCTTGTACACACTATGAAAACTGCCACCCTTTCCTGTACACGCTATCAATAGTGTCACCCTTTCATGAGCTACACGCAGCTTCACACTCTGTCTTCACCGTCCTTTTGCTCATGGCTGTATACtcatcattcttattcttacttttctaaAATGTATCATGGCTACAcccacatgcacatacacatacacacacacacacacacacacacacacacatacatgtcatcatcatcatcattatcatcaccactttaTTCTTCAGCTAATACTCTTCATTGTctaggaaagattgaaagacaCGGTATTCTACAGGTGGAGAAGTACGTGTAAGTTCATGGAGAAGTAACTTAATAATCAGAATACATGCTTACCGGTAAGGAAAGTTGTACATACAACActtgaaaattaaagaaaaaaaggagcactagaaaagaaaaataggcaaACGAAGGCAAAGAAAGTACATGAGGGATAAGGATCATCGAGAAAGGCAAAGGTGATCCGTAGAGTGGAGCAGCGTCCTCGTGACCCAGTGGCCCTCTTCTGTCCCCCCGGCTGCGGTCAAAAGCGAGAGGGAGAGTTTGGCTACTCCTCCCCCCGACCCGCCGCGGCTCTCTTGGCTTCCCCACCGTCCCTCAAGGGCTGGCGGCACCGCTGCGACTCTGAGAATCGAGGTaagttgactgtgtgtgtgtgtgtgtgtgtgtgtgtgtgtgtgtgtgtgtgtgtgtgtcttaacaATAGTACCTTTTTGCTAATAAGAAGTGAGTACATGATTTCTCGAATGCAAGCTACGTATATGCTACTTCACATTACTGCCACTCCTACCATTGCGAGTATAGATTACAACCcaaacaaccactactactaccactactaccactatcactactactactactactgctactactactactactactactactgctactactactactattattactattactattactactactactactactacttctactactacaactattgatactactgctactactactactactgtcaaacATTTTTGAGTACGATTTTATACATATCAGTGTGTGATAAACGTTGGCGATGCGGTGTACCGATGAAGTGTAGAGATGAAGTGTAGCGATGAGATGTAGCGATGAAGTGTAGCGATGAAGTGTAGCAATGAGGTGTAACGATAAAGTGTAGCGATGAAGTGTAGCGATGAAGTGTAGCGATGAGGTCTAGCAATGAAGTGTAGCGATGAGGTGTAACGTTGAAGTATAGAGATGAAGTGTAACGATGAAGTGTAGCGATGAGGTCTAGCGATGAAGTGTAGCGATGAAGTGTAGAGATGAAGTGTAGCGATGAGATGTAGCGATGAAGTGTAGCGATGAAGTGTAGCAATGAGGTGTAACGATAAAGTGTAGCGATGAAGTGTAGCGATGAGGTCTAGCAATGAAGTGTAGCGATGAGGTGTAACGATGAAGTGTAGAGATGAAGTGTAGCGATGAAGTGTAGCGATGAAGTCTAGCGATGAAGTGTAGCGATGAGGTGTAGCGATGAAGTGTAGCGATGAGGTGTAGCGATGAAGTGTAGCGATGAGGTGTAGCGATGAAGTGTAGCGATGAAGTGTAGCGATGAAGTGTAGCGATGAAGTGTAGCGATGAGGTGTAGCGATGAAGTGTAGCGATGAAGTGTAGCGATGAGGTCTAGCAATGAAGTGTAGCGATGAGGTCTAGCGATGAAGTGTAGCGATGAGGTGTAGCGATGAGGTGTAGCGATGAAAATCATGCAGAGCTGAATGAAGCAGCTAAACCAACTTGAAAATGTTTCCCTTCATACTACTTTCGGTACGAGTACTTCAACCATGATTAGGacagttactactactcttttttttttatgttatggcctataacgcctgtaggcatacttcaagagtatatgtgggaagcgctgttaagcttctctCCATTAGTGGAGCAGGCaactttatttatagtggtagccatattagggcccatatcaccacccaagcgcatctttagggtaaccacctggaacctggatatcatggtgacatgtaggtaactttaaacaactcgacaaatggcatagcttcaaagcggtatgtggtgggattcgaacctacacgtggacgtctgcccgatcccacgctcaccaccgcaAGTACAAGTATGTGTCTCACGAACTGTCTGAATCTTTCACTTATCTGAAAGAAAACAGACTAACAATGGTAGTAGTGCtgatatcattataattattaacattgttactaatattgttattgtcacCGTTATGattatggtattattattatcattattattactattattatcattattattattattattattattattattattattattattattattattattattattattattattattattattattttatatttcatttattactattattaccataattattttatcatcgttatcattaccAATATCAAAattgttagtaataataatgataatattaataacagtattaataatgataatattgaaaataataataataataataataataataataataataataataataataataataataatgataaaaataaaaatgataataaataataataataataataataataataataataataataataataaaacaacaacacaacaacaacaacaacaacaacaacaacaacaacaacaacaacaacaacaacaacaacaacaataataataataataataataataataataataataataataataatattattattattattattattatcattattattattattattattattattattattattattattattattattattattattattattatcattattattattattattatcattaatattattattatgattatgattatcagtatcattattatcattactattattatcattattattattataattattattattattataattattattattataatcattattattaatattgttatcattattatcaatattatcattattattgttaataataataataatattaataataataataataataataataataatactactactactactactactactactactactactactactactactactactactactactactactactactactactactactactactactactactactactactactactactactactactactaatactacaactattaataataataataataataataataataataatgataataataataaaagtaataatagtaatgataacaaaaacattgataataataataataataataataataataataataataataataataataataataataataaaaataataataataataatgataacaataataatagtgattattattattattattattattattattattattattattattattattattattattattattatcgttcttattatgatgattatttattaaaatcattattattaatgttattattataattattattttcattgctactgctactattacttttgttatttatatcattattgctatcaccaataattattgttattatcattattattgtcgttattattatttttatcatcatcatttttattattatatttatcattatatttataattattattattattattattattatattattattattattattattattattattattattattattattattattattattattattattattattattattattattattattattattattgataataataataataataataataataataataataatattattattattattattattattattattattattatttattaccatcattattttcattattatcataattttcataatcattattattattattattaccattgttattatcattattcttattattattattatcattattagcaacagcagcagtagtagtagtagtagtagtagtagtagtagtagtagtagtagtagtagtagtagtagtagcagtagtagtagtagtagctatattattgttattactattattattattattattattattattattattattattattattattattattatttctattattattattatcatttttattacgattgttattattattttcattattgctattttaatttctttctcgttattttcattatcattattatcatcattattattattattattattattattattattatcattattatttttcatcattattatta
The sequence above is drawn from the Portunus trituberculatus isolate SZX2019 chromosome 41, ASM1759143v1, whole genome shotgun sequence genome and encodes:
- the LOC123516808 gene encoding basic helix-loop-helix transcription factor amos-like, translating into MSVSDWYFPASHPGYSSPLDHASVYLEQLACPSSPYTTGAYSLPAQCSSNISSKDSSNWCASEENRPSPSCSPISSCESIESSSSHGWSNHQSGPASWSWGAPGTTHPVLAAVSDLNNPNCSLAVSRGRQAKCRRRPPKIVGREVIKKRRLAANARERRRMNGLNNAFDRLREHIPALSGDQKLSKFETLQMAQTYISALVDLLQ